ACTACCACTTCCGCACGCTGGCCGAACTGGCCGATGCCGTCGAGGCGCGAGCCTGACCATGAGCATCGTCGTTCTGCACCAGTCCGCCACCCTCCCCGGCCTCAAAGACCAGGGCTGGCCCGCGCGTCCGCTGACCCAGCCGCCTTGCCGCCTGCGCGGCATCGACGTCGAACTCGCGGGCGCGGGCGACAACAACAGCGGCCTCTGGGAGTGCGAGCCCGGCCGCTTCGAGCGCCAGCTGGCCAATGCCGAGGTCATGCACATCCTGACGGGCGCGGGCACCTTCACGCCGACCGGCGCCGCCCCGCTTCAGATACGGGCCGGAGACACGCTGTTCTTTCCAGCAAACACCACCGGCGAATGGCATGTACACCAGACCTTGCGCAAGGTCTTCGTCGTCATGGCGATGTAGCTCGCGGTGCGCGGTGACAATGCGGCTTGCCACGCCGCCCGTATCCATGATCACGCCCGATCTGCTGCAACGAATGTGTCATGCCCGCAACCGCCTCCAGTTCGAACTGGAGCCACCGGCGAGCGTGGCGCACCTGGCGCGAGAAGCCGGCCTGTCGACCTCGCACTTCATCACCCAGTTCAGCGCCCTGTTCGGCCAGACACCGTTGCAATGCCGAACCCGCGCCCGCCTGGAGCGCGCGCGGGATCTTCTCCTTTCCACGGACGAGCCCGCCACGCAGATCGGCCTGGGCCTGGGCTTTGACAGCCTGGGCAGTTTCTCCCGCCTGTTCACGAGGCACTTCGGTGTGCCTCCGCGGGCCTACCGCCGCACCGCCCAGCCGGCCGTGCCGCCGCCGGGATGCATCGCGCTCATGAACCAGGCCTTTGCACGCGACCTCAATTTCGGCGAAGTCGCGCCGGGACAGATCAAGCAGGATGGCATCCTCACCCCAGAGCCAACCATCCATCATGCGCATCAATCTCACCAGCATCTTCGTTGACGACCAGGACAAGGCCCTGGCCTTCTATACGCAAATCCTCGGCTTCGTGAAAAACCAGGACTTCCCGGTCGGCAAGTACAAGTGGCTTTCCGTCAAGTCACCCGAAGGCGGCGACACCGAGCTTTCCCTCGAACCCAATGCCAACCCCGCGGCGCTCGCATACCAGCAGGCGTTGATGAGCCAGGGGGTTCCGGCGATCGCGTTCGAGAGCGACAACCTGGAAGCCGACGTGAAGCGCCTGCGCGAGCACGGCGTTCGCTTCACGCAGGACCCCGCGGATCATGGCCCGGTCAGGTTGGCCGTGTTCGCGGACACCTGCGGCAACCTGATCCAGGTCTATCAGCACCGCGCTTGAGACGCGACGACCTTCGCGCGGACGAGAGGCACGGCGCGCGTGCTCGGACATCGCCGCGGCAAGCGCCGGTCAGCGCTGGTGCGGAAACAGCCGCTCGATCGGGCAGTGCGTCTTGATGAACGGCGACTTGATGACGATGTAGCTGAAGTACTTCGCGATGCCGATGTTGCGTTCGAGCAGTTCCTCGATCACTTCCTGGTAGTGGTTGACGCCGCGCGTCAGAAAGCGCAGCAGGTAGTCGTAGCCGCCGCTCACCAGGTGGCATTCGAGCACCTCGTCCACCTCGCGGATCGCGGCCTCGAAGCGCACGAAGTCTTCGCGGTGATGGTCTTGCAGCGTGACCTCGGTAAACACGGTGAGCGTGTCGCCGAGCTTTTCGAGCCGCAGGTGCGCGCCGTAGCCGGCGATGTAGCCGGCCTGCTCGAGCCGCTTCACGCGAATGAGGCAGGGGCTGGGCGACAGGCCGACCGCATCGGCCAGGTCGACGTTGGTCATGCGCCCGTTCTGCTGCAGCTGGGCCAGGATGCGCAGGTCGAGTCGGTCGATCTTGAAAGCTTCAGACATGGCGGTCCTGGAAAAAAACAGAGAGAGGGTCCGATTCTGCTTTGCCTGCGGATCGCTGAGGCAGTGCTTTCCCGGTCAGCCTGCCAGCGCCGCGCGCACGTCGGCGGCGTTCAGCACCTCGTCGAGTGTTTTCTTCAGGCGCACGAACATCTGGGCGAACTCGTCCTCGGTGAAGGTCAGCGCCGGTGCAAAGCCGAGGATGTTGTCGCCGAAGGCGCGGAACACCAGGCCATTGCGGTAGGCAGCCGCGAAGATGCGGTCGGGCAAGCCGAGCGCCGCATCGAAGCCGCGCTTGCTTTGCTTGTCGCTCACGAGTTCGAGCGCACCCAGCAAGCCACGATGGCGCGAATCGCCCACCAGCGGATGCGCGCGCAGTGCGTCGAGCCCGGCCGCAAAGTGCGACGCGACACGCTGGCCGTTGGCGAGCACCCCGCCCTCTTCGTACAGGCGCAGCACCTCGAGAGCCACCGCGGCGCTCACCGGGTGGGCCGAATACGTGGCGCCGTGGCCGACCGGAACACCCGCGGGCGCACCGTCGGCAATGCCGGCATAGACCTTCTCCGACATCATGGTCGCGCCCATCGGCACGTAGCCCGAGGTCAAGCCCTTGGCCATGGTCATCAGGTCGGGTTCCACGCCTTCGGCCTCGCAGGCGAACATGGGGCCGGTGCGGCCGAAGCCGGTGATGACCTCGTCGACCACGAAAAGAATGTCGAGCTCGCGCGCCGCATCGCGCATGGCCTTGAGCCAGCCCTTGGGCGGCACGATGACGCCGCCCGAGCCCTGGATGGGTTCGCAGAAGAACGCGGCCACGTTGTCCGCGCCGAGCTCGGCCACCTTGGCGCGCAGCGAGGCCACCGACGCGGCGATCAGCGCCTGCGGGTCGGCGCCTTGCGCGTGGCGGTATGGGTTGGGCGACGGAATGTAGTGCTGCGTGGGCAGCGGCAGATCGAAGCCGCGATGAAACGCCGGCAGTGCCGTCAGGCCGGCGCCGGTCGACGAGGAGCCGTGGTAGCCGCGCTCCAGCGCGATGAACTGTTTTTTCGACGGCTTGCCGATGGCGTTGTAGTACTGCACGATGAAGCGCACGGCGGCATCGATCGCTTCGGAGCCGCCGAGCGTCATGTACACCCGGGTCAGCGACGCGGGCGTGATCTGCACCAGCTTCTCGGCGAGACGGATGGCCGGCTCGCTGCTGAAGTGAAAGTAGCCGGTGGCATACGGCAGGCGCCGCATCTGGTCGGCCGCGGCCTGCACCACGCTCTCCTGGCCGTAGCCGACGTTCACGCACCAGAGGCCGGCGAAGGCGTCGAGCAGTTCATGGCCGTTCGCATCGGTGAGCCACGCGCCCTTGGCCGAGGCCAGCACGGTGGGACCGCGCTCTTCGTGCGTGCGCCAGGGCGAGACGGGATGGATGAGGTGAGCCCGGTCGATGGCGTCGAGCGTGGCGAGGTGCGGCAATGCGGTGGGATGCGTCATGGCGGTGTCGTGTGAGGCGAGAGCGAAGGAAGCTTTCGAATGCCCTCAGCTTAGGCGGCGCGGCGCATGGCGTGGTGCTGCTTTAGGGGTGCTGCGCGAAGCACGCTGCGGTTATGCGCCCCGCCACAGCACATCATGCGGTCGGGTTTTTCAGTAGCCCTTGGCGCGGTCCACCCGCCCGACCATAGGCTCGCCCGCTTCGAAGCGGCGCAGGTTGTCGAGCACGGCCTGTGCGGCGCTCAGCGGCTGCGTCATGCTGGCGATGTGCGGCGTGAGTTCGATGCGGGGATGGCGCCAGAAGGCATGCGTGGGCGGCAGCGGTTCGGGGTCGGTCACGTCGAGCACGGCGTCGCTGATGCGGCCGCTGGCCAGCGCTTCCAGGAAGTCATGTTCGACCAGATGCGGCCCCCGCCCCACGTGCACCAGCCCTGCGCCCATGGGCAGCATCGAGAACAGCTTCGCATCGAGAAAGCCGCGCGTCGAATCGGTGAGCGGCAGCAGGCACACGAGGATGTCGGTGCGCGCAAGAAAGACGGGCAGCTCTTCGGCACCCGCATGGCACCGCACGCCCTCCACGTCATGCCGTGAGCGGCTCCAGCCGGCGCAATCGAAACCCAATGAGACCAGCTGTTCCAGGACGGCTTGGCCGAGCGAGCCGAGTCCCAGCACACCCACTCGCCGCTCGCTTGCGGGCCGAACCGGCAGCGGCTTCCATTGGCCTTCCTGCTGCTGGCGCCGGTACTGCGGCATGTCTCGGTGGAGTCCGAGCACCGCATGCGTCACGTACTCGACCATGCCGCTGACGATGCCGGGCTCTACCATGCGCACCACGGGCAATGTCGGCGGCAACACCGCGAAGTCGAACTGGTCGACACCGGCACCCGATGAGAACAGCACCTTCAGATTGGTGAATCGCTCGGCGATGTCTTGCGGCGGCTCCCATGCCGCGAGAAAGCGCACCTGCACCGGGTCGCCGATGTCGGGCCAGATCCGGAAGTCGATGTCGGGGCGGTGGCGGCCGAACACGTCGGCCCATTGGCGGCCGCGTACGGGGTCTGACTTGTAGAGGAAGGTGGTCTTCA
The Variovorax paradoxus genome window above contains:
- a CDS encoding helix-turn-helix domain-containing protein, which translates into the protein MITPDLLQRMCHARNRLQFELEPPASVAHLAREAGLSTSHFITQFSALFGQTPLQCRTRARLERARDLLLSTDEPATQIGLGLGFDSLGSFSRLFTRHFGVPPRAYRRTAQPAVPPPGCIALMNQAFARDLNFGEVAPGQIKQDGILTPEPTIHHAHQSHQHLR
- a CDS encoding Lrp/AsnC family transcriptional regulator encodes the protein MSEAFKIDRLDLRILAQLQQNGRMTNVDLADAVGLSPSPCLIRVKRLEQAGYIAGYGAHLRLEKLGDTLTVFTEVTLQDHHREDFVRFEAAIREVDEVLECHLVSGGYDYLLRFLTRGVNHYQEVIEELLERNIGIAKYFSYIVIKSPFIKTHCPIERLFPHQR
- a CDS encoding aspartate aminotransferase family protein, whose translation is MTHPTALPHLATLDAIDRAHLIHPVSPWRTHEERGPTVLASAKGAWLTDANGHELLDAFAGLWCVNVGYGQESVVQAAADQMRRLPYATGYFHFSSEPAIRLAEKLVQITPASLTRVYMTLGGSEAIDAAVRFIVQYYNAIGKPSKKQFIALERGYHGSSSTGAGLTALPAFHRGFDLPLPTQHYIPSPNPYRHAQGADPQALIAASVASLRAKVAELGADNVAAFFCEPIQGSGGVIVPPKGWLKAMRDAARELDILFVVDEVITGFGRTGPMFACEAEGVEPDLMTMAKGLTSGYVPMGATMMSEKVYAGIADGAPAGVPVGHGATYSAHPVSAAVALEVLRLYEEGGVLANGQRVASHFAAGLDALRAHPLVGDSRHRGLLGALELVSDKQSKRGFDAALGLPDRIFAAAYRNGLVFRAFGDNILGFAPALTFTEDEFAQMFVRLKKTLDEVLNAADVRAALAG
- a CDS encoding cupin domain-containing protein translates to MSIVVLHQSATLPGLKDQGWPARPLTQPPCRLRGIDVELAGAGDNNSGLWECEPGRFERQLANAEVMHILTGAGTFTPTGAAPLQIRAGDTLFFPANTTGEWHVHQTLRKVFVVMAM
- a CDS encoding 2-hydroxyacid dehydrogenase; translation: MKTTFLYKSDPVRGRQWADVFGRHRPDIDFRIWPDIGDPVQVRFLAAWEPPQDIAERFTNLKVLFSSGAGVDQFDFAVLPPTLPVVRMVEPGIVSGMVEYVTHAVLGLHRDMPQYRRQQQEGQWKPLPVRPASERRVGVLGLGSLGQAVLEQLVSLGFDCAGWSRSRHDVEGVRCHAGAEELPVFLARTDILVCLLPLTDSTRGFLDAKLFSMLPMGAGLVHVGRGPHLVEHDFLEALASGRISDAVLDVTDPEPLPPTHAFWRHPRIELTPHIASMTQPLSAAQAVLDNLRRFEAGEPMVGRVDRAKGY
- a CDS encoding VOC family protein, which produces MRINLTSIFVDDQDKALAFYTQILGFVKNQDFPVGKYKWLSVKSPEGGDTELSLEPNANPAALAYQQALMSQGVPAIAFESDNLEADVKRLREHGVRFTQDPADHGPVRLAVFADTCGNLIQVYQHRA